One region of Zingiber officinale cultivar Zhangliang chromosome 7B, Zo_v1.1, whole genome shotgun sequence genomic DNA includes:
- the LOC122005890 gene encoding protein N-terminal glutamine amidohydrolase-like, with the protein MAMVDDVASESEGTSSSVLPSERLLGVSSFTHTPCYCEENVYLLCKKLCKIGVADPVGADLFVVFISNEKKMVPLWHQKASKRSDGVVLWDYHVICIQKRRGEAFDLVWDLDSDLPFPSPLTVYFPEAIKPVNSPYSRLFRVVHAPRFLRCFASDRSHMRDGLGNWLALPPTYKPITSEDGTTNNLDKYIQMRTADVLANAQDSLHGVLSNEYGVVVSETMFEWFFAQIHQ; encoded by the exons ATGGCGATGGTCGATGACGTTGCATCGGAAAGCGAAGGGACGTCGTCGTCAGTCCTTCCTAGCGAGCGTCTTCTCGGTGTTTCTTCCTTCACGCACACCCCTTGCTATTG TGAGGAGAATGTATATCTACTCTGTAAGAAACTATGTAAGATTGGGGTTGCTGATCCAGTAGGTGCTGATCTTTTTGTTGTCTTCATATCCAATGAGAAGAAAATG GTTCCTCTTTGGCATCAAAAGGCTAGTAAAAGAAGTGATGGGGTGGTATTGTGGGATTATCATGTAATCTGTATACAG AAAAGAAGAGGCGAGGCATTTGATTTGGTGTGGGATCTGGATTCTGATCTTCCATTCCCTTCTCCACTTACGGTGTACTTTCCTGAAGCCATTAAACCAGTCAACTCTCCTTATAGCAG GCTTTTCCGAGTAGTTCATGCTCCGAGATTTCTTCGTTGCTTTGCATCAGACAGAAGTCACATGAGAGATGGTCTAGGGAATTGGCTTGCCTTGCCTCCGACATACAAACCTATTACTAGTGAAG ATGGAACTACTAACAACCTAGACAAATACATCCAAATGAGAACAGCCGATGTGCTAGCAAACGCACAGGATTCGCTCCACGGGGTGCTCTCGAACGAATATGGCGTGGTGGTGAGTGAAACAATGTTCGAGTGGTTCTTTGCTCAAATCCATCAATGA
- the LOC122005892 gene encoding uncharacterized protein LOC122005892: MIARRICEIVHGQQAGLLSILLMGRSAIGPMWYLGGSGRRSNRRGSVRAEDDAEGKSVQGLAEEESHPSQSPWEDFSNPEREEVLEAVQDIQGDGSGPKLSKFINHCNKN, from the exons ATGATCGCCCGGCGAATCTGCGAAATCGTGCACGGTCAGCAAGCGGGCCTTTTATCGATACTTTTGATGGGCCGGTCCGCAATTGGGCCGATGTGGTATTTAGGAGGCAGCGGCCGCCGCAGTAACCGCCGGGGATCGGTGCGAGCGGAAGATGACGCAGAAGGGAAATCTGTTCAAGGGCTTGCAGAAGAGGAGAGCCATCCCTCCCAATCGCCATGGGAAGACTTCTCAAACCCGGAAAG GGAAGAAGTTCTTGAAGCCGTCCAAGATATCCAAGGAGATGGAAGCGGACCGA AACTGAGCAAGTTCATAAACCACTGCAACAAGAACTGA
- the LOC122005889 gene encoding uncharacterized protein LOC122005889 isoform X2, with amino-acid sequence MGHKSSRFLPSTASLSPASAATPQYNPFPAPPTVEIPKSTAALAFPQSLLEFLTSSLRWILPPRVPDPALVTSPAPIWPLPRPRRISSDRGCSVPLFRPYVASVPWHGGVRGFLSQLFPRYGHYCGPNWSSGKDGGSMLWDQRPIDWIDFCCYCHDIGYDTYDQAKLLKADLAFLECLEQPRMASKGGGAPAAIIYRSMCIAASCLCCHCLGV; translated from the exons ATGGGGCATAAATCCTCACGGTTTCTTCCCTCAACTGCCTCACTCTCCCCCGCTTCCGCCGCCACCCCGCAATACAACCCCTTCCCCGCCCCTCCCACTGTCGAGATACCTAAATCCACGGCAGCTTTAGCCTTCCCACAATCACTTCTAGAATTCCTCACGAGCTCTCTCCGATGGATTCTACCACCCCGGGTACCTGATCCCGCCCTCGTGACCTCTCCAGCTCCGATCTGGCCGCTTCCACGGCCTCGGCGGATTTCATCGGATCGAGGCTGCTCGGTTCCTCTTTTTCGACCCTACGTCGCCTCGGTGCCCTGGCATGGTGGTGTGCGGGGGTTCCTCTCGCAGCTGTTCCCTCGGTACGGCCACTACTGCGGCCCCAACTGGTCCAGCGGCAAGGACGGCGGTTCTATGCTGTGGGATCAACGCCCCATCGATTGGATCGACTTCTGCTGCTATTGTCATGATATCGGCTACGACACGTACGATCAGGCAAAATTGCTGAAGGCGGACCTCGCCTTCCTGGAATGCCTGGAGCAGCCGAGGATGGCTTCGAAAGGTGGTGGTGCTCCAGCAGCAATTATCTACCGATCTATGTGCATTGCAG CTTCCTGTTTGTGCT
- the LOC122005889 gene encoding uncharacterized protein LOC122005889 isoform X1, whose protein sequence is MGHKSSRFLPSTASLSPASAATPQYNPFPAPPTVEIPKSTAALAFPQSLLEFLTSSLRWILPPRVPDPALVTSPAPIWPLPRPRRISSDRGCSVPLFRPYVASVPWHGGVRGFLSQLFPRYGHYCGPNWSSGKDGGSMLWDQRPIDWIDFCCYCHDIGYDTYDQAKLLKADLAFLECLEQPRMASKGGGAPAAIIYRSMCIAGLRTVLIPYRMHLVRLQSGPSFMDVFNNFISKWSSSVNNEATKPDRNVVKPKGIF, encoded by the exons ATGGGGCATAAATCCTCACGGTTTCTTCCCTCAACTGCCTCACTCTCCCCCGCTTCCGCCGCCACCCCGCAATACAACCCCTTCCCCGCCCCTCCCACTGTCGAGATACCTAAATCCACGGCAGCTTTAGCCTTCCCACAATCACTTCTAGAATTCCTCACGAGCTCTCTCCGATGGATTCTACCACCCCGGGTACCTGATCCCGCCCTCGTGACCTCTCCAGCTCCGATCTGGCCGCTTCCACGGCCTCGGCGGATTTCATCGGATCGAGGCTGCTCGGTTCCTCTTTTTCGACCCTACGTCGCCTCGGTGCCCTGGCATGGTGGTGTGCGGGGGTTCCTCTCGCAGCTGTTCCCTCGGTACGGCCACTACTGCGGCCCCAACTGGTCCAGCGGCAAGGACGGCGGTTCTATGCTGTGGGATCAACGCCCCATCGATTGGATCGACTTCTGCTGCTATTGTCATGATATCGGCTACGACACGTACGATCAGGCAAAATTGCTGAAGGCGGACCTCGCCTTCCTGGAATGCCTGGAGCAGCCGAGGATGGCTTCGAAAGGTGGTGGTGCTCCAGCAGCAATTATCTACCGATCTATGTGCATTGCAG GGCTGAGGACTGTATTGATACCTTATAGGATGCACCTAGTTAGACTGCAATCTGGACCATCATTCATGGATGTGTTCAACAACTTCATAAGTAAATGGAGTTCGTCTGTCAATAATGAGGCTACAAAGCCGGACAGGAATGTTGTGAAACCCAAAGGGATATTTTGA